In the genome of Anaerolineae bacterium, the window TCCTGGCACGCGGCAACGACCAGGCCTTCCTAGGGCTGCTTATGTCTACAATGAGCCTCACTGCCCTATCCTTCGGCCTGCCAATGGGTATCCTGGTGGACCGACTGGGCAGAAAGCAGGCAATGGTTCTGGGAGCTATTCTCTCTATCCCCGGAACCCTGCTCCTGGTTCTCTCGCCAAAAGATTGGCCTCTAATGCTCGCAGCGGCCTTGTACGGCGCAGGTAATGCCCTTTACATGGCAGCCGGGCCAGCCTTCATGGCCGAAAACGCCTCTGAAGATGAACGCCCAACTCTCTTCAGCTTGCACTCCGGCCTATCGTTGCTGATGGGCTTCCTGGGCAGCGCCCTCGGCGGCTCCCTACCCACCCTGTTCAGCTACCTGTTACGGGTCCACCCCGAAAGCGTGACAGCATACCGCGCTACCCTCCTGAGCGCTGAAGGGATAATGGTTTTCGCCCTGATCCCCCTACTGATGATCCAGGAAAGACCCGCAGCCAGAACAGACCAGTCCGTTAAAACTTTCTCCCTGCAAGATTTACCTTTCCGGCGGGACGTGATGGCTCTCTTGATCCCAGAACTGATCATCGCTCTGGGAGCAGGGCTGCTTATCCCCTACCTCAACATCTTTTTCAAGCAGCGATTCCGCATCTCCGATAGCTTTCTGGGACTGATTTTCGCCGTTGCCCAGTTACTAATGGGAGCGGCCACACTTCTGGCTCCAGTTCTGGCAGAACGATGGGGCAAAATCCGCACTGTAGTCTTCACCCAGCTCGCTTCTCTCCCTTTCCTACTAATGCTGGGATTCGTGCCCATACTCTCCGTGGCCATCGGAGCTTTCTGGCTGCGGGCAATACTGATGAACATGGCCGGCCCCCTTTACACTGCCTTTGCTATGGAGCGCGTACGGGATGAAGAGCGGGGAACCGTTGGGGCTATGATCGGAGTGGCTTATTCAATAGGTCAAAGCATTGGCCCCGGCATCAGCGGTTTCATCCAGCGTAGCTTCGGCTTCTCACCCCTCTTCCTGACCACAGGGGCCACCTATCTTTTCGCTGCGCTGCTGACCTTCGCTCTTTTCGGTCGGACGGAGCGCCTTTCACAGGAGCTAGGTTGAAGCTTCCCATCCCTTTGAGAGGGAAAATAAAAAGGGCCCCTGCTCCTATACGAGGGGCCCCGAAAAACTTCACTTTTCACCACAGCGTTCCAGGAGCTTCTCCCACTCCTGGTCTATCCTGGCCTGGATTTCATCAATGAGGTGGCGGAACTTGGGCTGAAAGAGATGACGGAACCGCCCCTGCAGTTTGAGCCACTCCTCTATAGGCTTCTTCTCCTTAGGCTTGTAATTGAGCTTCCATACCCCGTTCTCCACCTCAAATAGAGGCCAGTAACAGGTCTCTACCGCTAACCTGGAAATCTCAATAGCCGTGGCAGTATCATGACGCCAGCCGCGGTTGCAGTCGGCGAAGATGTTCAAGAAAGAAGGGCCATCGGCTGCTACGGCCTTGCGCACCTTTATCATCAGATCTCGCCAGTGGCTCGGAGAAGCTTGGGCTACATAGGGAATGTTGTGGGCAGCCATTATTTCCGTTATAGGCTTCCGCCACTGGATTTTGCCCGGAATAACCTCTCCCGCTGGAGAAGTCGTTGTGTGGGCCCCGGTAGGGGTAGCACTGGACCGTTGGATGCCCGTGTTCATGTAAGCCTCATTGTTCAAACAGATATACACGATACGGTGCCCGCGTTCAAAAGCTCCTGAAATCCACTGCAGACCAATATCGTAAGTAGCCCCATCTCCACCAAAGACCAGAAACTTGATATTGCGATCAGGCAGCTTCCCCTTACGGACCAGAGCCCTGTAGGCGGCCTCAGCCCCAGCGGCTGTGGTAGCAGCATTCTCAAAAGCGTTGTGGATCCACGGAACACGCCAGGCCGTGCTGGGATAGAGAGAAGTAGCAACCTCCAGACAACCGGTAGCGGTGGCAACTACCACTGGGTCGTCAATAGCGCTTAAAATCTGCCGCACAATTATCCCCTCGGCACAGCCAGAGCAAAGCCTGTGGCCGGGAGCAAATTTCTCAGGTTTACTCGCCAGTTCCTTCAGATTTATCCTCGTTTCCACTGCCATATTATCCCCTCCTTCGCTTATTCCCTTAGACCCACATAGCCTACCCTCTGAGGGACTTCCCCCGTTTCGGCAATGCGGAGCAACTCCCTGATTACACCTTCAATCTGATCCGGAAGGATGTCGCGGCCACCGAGCCCGAAGATGTAATCCACAATTTGTGGCCCTTTCCCGTTGCCGTAAGTGTAGAAAGAAGCACAAAGGTCCAGGAACAGGGGGCCGCATCCCTCAATAGAACCGAAAGCCACGGAGCGGTCCATGACTCCTATGACTTTTACATGCCGGAGGGCCTCCACCAGCTCTTTGCCTGGGAAAGGTCTGTAGAGCCTGGGCTTGAGAAGACCTACTTTCACCCCTTCCCGGCGGAGTTTCCGCACCACCGTTCGTGTTGTTCCCGCAGTGGAAGCCAGAACAACAATAGCTACCTCTGCATCGTCCAGCTCGTAAGCCGAGAAGAGGTCATAGTAGCGGCCAGATAGCTCCCCATACTCTCTGCCCACCTCTTTTACCACCTGAGGAACTTTCGACAAAGCCTCCGTTTGCTGGCGCTTGAACTCAAAATAGTAATCGTAGAAAGCCCAGGCTCCGAAAGTCTTGGGCTCATCAATATCTAAAAGGGAATAAAGAGGCTTATACTCTCCCACAAACTCCTTGACAGCCCTGTCTTCCAGCACCTCTACCCTTTCCAGCCCATGCCCAGTTATGAACCCATCCTGCATGGACATTACCGGAAGCAGGACATCGGGATGCTCGGCGATGCGGACGGCCTGAATGGTGTTATCGTAAGCTTCCTGGGGATTTTCGGAAAAGATGTGGATCCACCCGGAATCCCTTGCCCCCATGGAGTCGGAGTGATCGCAGTGGATGTTGAGGGGAGCCGAAAGAGCTCTGTTGACCACACTCATAACGATTGGCAGCCGCATTGAAGCAGCGATATAAAGGGTTTCCCACATCAGGGCAAGGCCATTAGCTGCTGTGGCCGTCATAACCCTGGCACCAGCGGCGGCAGCTCCGATGCAGGCGCTCATGGCAGCATGCTCCGATTCGGCAGGGATGAATTCGGTATTCACAAGGCCATCGGCTACAAACTGAGAAAAGGTCTGCACAATTTCCGTTTGAGGAGTTATGGGATAAGCAGCCACCACATCGGGTTCTATCTGGCGCATTGCTTCAGCCACCGCCTTGGCTCCATCGAGAGCCTTTAAAATCTGTTTGGCCGCCATCTCACACCTCCCCTACCATCTGAATAACCTTGCCCGGCTTTCCTGTTATGGCATGGGCTTCTACTTTGACCGGGCACTCGTGGGCGCAGATCCCGCATCCCTTGCAGTAATCGTAGTCAAAACCCTGCACTTTTCCATCCTTCACAATTACAGCTGAATCCGGGCAGTAAACCCAGCAGATCATACAATGGGTGCACTTCTCTTCATCCCGAACTGGACGCTGGCTGCGCCAGGTCCCGGTTTTGTTTTCGGCGCTGCTTCCTGGCTCTAATACAACTGCCCCTATGGGCAACTCTTTCCAGCCCTTGAGTTTAGCCATTTTAGCCCTCCCTCACGGATTCGTAAGCTTCTTTTATGGCCTGAATGTTAGCCTGGATTATTTCTTCCGTCACTTTTGTGCCTAATCTTTCCTCCGTAAGGCGGATTATGCTTTCCAGTGAAACAAGCCCTGTGGCTTTCACCAGTGCCCCCAACATCGGTGTGTTGGGGATATTGCGGCCAAAGTGCTTGATAGCAATCTGGGAAGCATCTACAGTAAAGATTTTAACAGGCTTGCCTTCGAGGCCTAACTTCTGTTTTACTTCCTGAGGGGAAAGACTTGTATTCAGGACAAGGGTCCCTCCATCCTTCAACCCCTCAGCCACGTTCACCACGCCAAGCAAAGTGGGGTCTATCACCACCACAATGTCAGGGGAAGTTATCTGAGAGTGAATTTCAATAGGGGAATCGCTTATGCGTGTGTAGGACTTTACAGGAGCTCCCATCCTTTCGGGGCCGTAATCAGGGAAGGCCTGGAAGTATTTTCCTTCCTCCATGGCCGCTTCGGCCAGGATTTCTCCAGCAGTGACCACTCCCTGACCTCCCCGCCCATGCCAGCGTATTTCCACCATCCCCTTCATCTTTCACCTCCAGGGCAAAAATAAAGGGGGGACCCCCCCTCCCCTTGGGCTATCATTCGTGCTAATTTTAGCAAAGTAAAAATTTTTTGTCAAAATAGCTCCCTTTCAATTTTCCTGCGTTTGAGAAGCCTTTCCACTTCTTCCTGACACCTGAGGCAGAGGGTGGCGTCGGGTCTGGCCTCAAGGCGCGCAGGATCTATCGGTACTCCACAGCGCTCACAGATCCCATAAGTTCCCCTCTCTATGGCCCTGAGAGCCCTTTCTATAGAGACAAGGCGAAATTCCAGACTTTCTATAAGCGCAATGGTTTTATCACGTTCGTAAAGGTCAGGAGAGAGGCCGTTTATATCAATCTCAATTTCGCTTCTCAGGCTCTCCTTCAGCTTCTCCAGTTCTCCCTCAATTTCCGCCTTTTCTTGAAGAAGGCGAGCTTTCTCCCTTTCCAGATTTACCGTTCCTGCCATTATCTCCTCCGTAGGATTTTTCGGCCCACAATGATACAACAAATCCCCCTCAGAGGTCAAGAGCACAGCACTCTGAGGTTCTTTCTATGGCAAGGCCGAGCTCCAGGGCCTTCTGCACGCCCTCGTAGGATGGATTGACAATGCGGTTAACCCCAGCCATGACCGCCAGAGGGTCAAGCTCCTTCCTGTAGCTCCCATGAGGACGCATGCAACCCAAAGCTAAGGGGGTCTCAGGAAAAAGAAGGCGCGCTTCAGCCAGAATGGAAGCCACCTCTTCGGGAGGTGGAGGAGACCTGAAAGCATAGGGAGTATTCGGTGTGGGTATAAAAACGATAAACACCAGACCCTCAACCCCTTCACCGGCTAAGAGCTTCAGAGCTTTACGCTCATGACCCGTTGCACCTCCGTCCAGCCCTATGGTTATGTGGGGAATCACCTTGAAATGTTTCCGGAGCATTCGGTATGTTTCCATATAATCCCGAACCGTTTTCTTCAAATGGTAAACCCGAGCAATGGTTTCATCATCCCCCACAAAGTCAAAGGAGACCACATTAACATATGGGGCAATAGCCAGAGCTTCCTCCTCGGTTATAAAGCCTACGTGCCAGTTCAGTCGGTGGCCGGGAGCAATAGCTTTTATCTCCTCCAGCTTCGCCAGAACGGGCACTTTGCCGGTGTGATCGCACCCCCCGGAGATGAGAAAGCTAGATGCAAAGCCAAGATAACGGTGGGCTTCTTCCACAGGCTTCATGGAAGCCAGGTAATAGCCCCCACAGTGATCACAATTGAGAGCGCAATATTTGCCTGTTACGCTTAAAGCTAAGGTTCGGGAGGGATAATCGAAGTAAATTTTCGGAGGGAAACAGGTCCTTCTTACCTCCCAGGCCCTCTGCAAGAGCCCTCTTAACAAATTTCATCCTCCACCGGTATCTCCAGATCCCCCACCTCTTTTGTGCTCACTTTAATGGTAATGGTGTGGCGGCCGGGCTCCAGTTTCACCCCTTTCACCGCCATCGTTATTTCCTGGTTAATTTGAAGGGGGAAGGGATTCTTAGCCCCTACCTCTGCTGCCAGCCTCTCCGCTGTGGGGGTTACAAGGTAAATGCTTTCCAGAGGACAGGGCTTACCATCCACATCTATGCCCTTGAAAGCGATAATAGTACCAGGGGCGAGGGTATTTTTGAGCTTGAAGGTAAAACCCTCTTCGGTGTTGCTGAGGCTTCCCTTGATGTATAAGCGTTTGAGCAAAGCAGGAGGTACGTAAGGCATTTCCCCTCCTATGTATATCTTTTGACCTCAAATCTGAACATCTGGACCGGCTCTTTTGGATCCGTGATCCCAGCTTTGTGCACCCGGGTCCAGTAAATTTGCTTCTCCACTGTGTCTATTCCGGGAAGATCGGGCAGGAGCAGTCCCCTTTTCCAGGGATGCTTGAGGGACTGAACTATAAGGCCATAACGTTTGGGATCTAGCTCTTCCGGGCTGGAAACGGGCTCAGGGGGTGAGAGAACATCTACTTTTATTTCCAGATCGGGCAACTCCTCAGGTCTCACTGGAGGGAAACGAGGGTCTCTGGTGGCGGCGCTTATGGCGTTCTGGATTATCTCCATAGCTACATTAGGCTGGGTTGGTTCAATAGTTCCTATGCACCCACGCAGTTCCCCGTGTTTGTGGATGGAGACGAAAACTCCTGCCTTTTCCCTCATCTCCGGAGTCAATTCCTTCGGAGGCTCTATAATTTTCCCCTCCTTTATATACGCCTCAATAGTCCTGCGGGCAAGCTCCACCAGCGGGTGAGCCATCCTCACTTCTCCTTAAAATACTCAATAAGCCTATCGTAAGTCTGATCCAGAAGTTCTGGAATGACCTTTGTTTCAGCTATGACTGCCATGAAATTGGTATCTCCTTCCCAGCGGGGGACAATGTGGATGTGGACATGGTCCACAATCCCTGCCCCGGCTGCTTTCCCGATATTTACCCCAATGTTGAAGCCTTCTGGCTTAAAGGCCCCCTGGAGGGCCTCTATCCCCTTCACAGTGAGGTTCATGAGGTCCAGAAGTTCCTCCTGGCTCAGTTGCTCAAGGCTGGGCACATGCTTAAGAGGGACCACCATAAGGTGGCCGCTGTTGTAAGGGTAAAGGTTGAGCATTATGCATCCTCTTGAACTCCGGTAGAGAATGTAGTTTTCCCGGTCGCGATGGTCGCTCATCTTTTCGCACAGAACGCAATTCTTGGGTTTGGGCGAGAGAATGTACTTTATCCTCCACGGGCTCCACAGCCTTTTCATGGGCCTTTTCTCCTACTTGTGGATGGAAAGGTAATAGGCCGACCAGGCTTCATCGATGAGTTCTTTGGTAAGGCGAACTGGCCTGTTAGTGTAACGGGCTATGGACATAAGCTGCTCCAGAAGGTCCCTCGGATGACAGGCTCTCAGAGGCACCTTTTGCTTTATATAGTGTTCCTTCAAGAGGTAAACCAGGGCACTATCATCGTAAGGGATGCCTTTCAACTCGCACTCTCTCCGGAAAATCTGGCGATATTCATCAAAGGTTGGGTTTCTGAGCTCCACTTTATACCTTATCCTCCTTAAAAAAGCTTCGTCCACAAGCTGAGAAGGGGGGAGGTTGGTGGAGAAAACCACAAAGACTTCAAAGGGTATTTCAATTTTAAGGCCTGTGTGAAGGCTGAGGTAATCAACCCTCCTTTCCAGAGGGACAATCCAGCGGTTGAGGATATCCTGAGGCCGGGCCTGTTGCCGGCCAAAGTCATCTATGAGGAGCATTCCACCGTTGGCTTTCATCTGAAGGGGTGCCTCATAGTATTTGGTTATTTCATTGTAAACAAGGTCAAGGTTTTCCAGGGTCAACTCTCCACCCACGGTTATAAAGGGCCGATGAATGAGGAGCCAGCGCCGATCATATTGAATCAATTCCTCAGCACCCTGGACCACAAGCTTGTGGTTGAGGTTATCAAAGACTTTTATAATGTGACCATTCACTTCTACCGCGTAAGGGATGAACAGGGAAGCCTCCGAGATCAGTTTGCCAATAGATTCGGATATGGCTGTCTTGCCATTACCAGGGGGGCCGTAGAGGAAGAGGGAATGGCCCATGGTTACAGCTGGGCCGAGTTGACGCAGGATATCTTCCCCCAGCACCAAGTGGGATAGGGCTTGCCGGAGCTTTTCAGGCGTTATTGGGTGAGCAGAAAGGGGCTGTGCTTTTATCGCCTTCCTGTATTCTTCCAGAGGCACCGGAGCCGGTCCCACATATTGGGAACGTTCCATGGCCTCTTTAGCCTTGTCGCTCCCCTTTTCGGTGATCACGTATTCAAAAGCCCGCTCGCTTACCGATTTGCTCCCTCTTACCTCGCACAAATGCTCTCGTCTGATAAATTCCAGCACCTTATCTACCACTCCGGTAAAAGGAAGGGCAAGGGCATCAGCTATCTGGGCACCCGTCATAAAGCCTTCCAGGTATAGAAATTTAAGGGTTAAATCCACAAGAAGCCCCAGATTAAGCCCGGTATCCCTTATTGAACGCGGAGGCGATGGGAAAAAGGAAAAGCTTCCACTTTCCTCCATAATCCTCCTTAAAAGGGCAAACTTGCATGGAAAGTATACCATACGGGGTTTTAAATGGCAAACAGTGGGCAAAAATCGTGAGGGTAATGATTTCAGGGATGAGCGATCAGCTGGTTCCCTTGCTTTTCAGATAGAACCTCGGATTTCCCGCTACCTAGGAGGTCAGGCTATAATTCACAAGGCTTAAAAACGCCCGGAGCCCGGGCAATTCAGGAGGCGAGCTATGGAAAAAAGTTACCGTAAAGCGTTTGTTTTCGTATTGCTCACCATCTCCATCAGCTGGGCGATAATTGAGCTATATTTCGCCCTCGGGGGGAAATGGATAGGTGGGGGATTTAAGGCTTTTTTGATGGGTATCGTTTACATGTGGGTGCCGGCCACTGTTGCAATTGCGGTGCAGAAATGGATTTACCGGGAATCCTTGAAGAAACCTCTCGGCATTTCTTTCTCTCTAAACCAGTGGTTCCTGGTGGCGTGGTTCCTTCCACCTGTTCTGGCTCTGGCTTCGGCGGGGATAAGCCTGGCTTTCCCCGGAGTGAGTTTTTCCGCCGATATGAGCGGGCTCGTTGAGAGGATGATGGCTTACGCAAGGGACCTTCCGCCGGAGCAGTTGGAAGCCCTGAAAGCTCAGCTTGCCGCCACTCCCCTCTGGGTTGCAATTTTGAGTGGAATTATCCAGGGGCTTCTGGCGGGCGCCACGATAAACGCCCTGGCGGCCTTCGGTGAGGAGCTGGGGTGGAGGGGACTCCTCTTCGGAGAACTCTTGCCGCTGGGGTTCTGGAAATCCCAGGCTCTGATCGGCCTGATCTGGGGGCTATGGCATGCCCCTATTATACTCAGGGGACATAACTATCCCCAGCACCCGGTTCCGGGCGTTCTCATGATGTGCCTGTTCTGCCTCTTTCTTTCCCCTATAATCGGTTACATCAGGCTTAAATCCAAATCCGTCCTGGCAGCCACTTTGATGCACGGCTCCTTGAACGGCACTGCTGGTATTAGCCTGCTCTTCATCAGAGGCGGAAACGACCTAACAGTGGGGATAACGGGTGCTGCAGGGCTAATTGCCATGGCCCTGGCGAATTTAGCCATTTACTTGTGGGGCAAGCCGGAACGGTCTCAGTAGCCTAAGGTCTTATCTACTACATTGAGGAGTTCCTTTCCTTCCAGGTAACGGCGGAGGTTTTCGGCGAAGAGGGCGGTAGCTCTATCGTTGTATCTGGGAGTTACCGCCGAAACGTGGGGGGTCAGGATGACGTTGGGAAGATCCCAGAGGGGGCTTTCGGGGGGTAATGGTTCCTTTTCGAAAACGTCCAGAGCAGCACCAGCTATTTTTCCCGTTCGCAGTGCCTCCACCAGAGCAGTCTCATCCACAATTGCCCCTCTGGCTATGTTGATTAAATAGGCGGAGGGCTTCATGGCCGCCAGTTCCTCGGGGCCGATCATGTGATATGTCTCTGGGGTAAGAGGGGCTGCTATTACTACAAAGTCGCAGAGGGAAATCATTTCCCGTAGACTGGAATTGGGATAGAGCCTGTCCACTAGGGTCCCTTCTGGATCTCCTACTCCGGGTAGCCTGTAGCCTTTATCGGTGTTAATTTCAACATGCCGCTTGGTGGCAAAGACTGTCATCCCGAAGGCCCTGGCAAGCCTTGCCACCTCTCTCCCTATGCTTCCGTAACCAACGATCCCGATGGTCTTATCCCGTAGTTCTTCGGAAATCAAGACCTGATTGGAATAAGAGGGCCATTCCCGACGCTTTTGGTATTCCAGAGCCAGTGGCAATCTCTTCACAAGAAAGAGCATTGTGGCAAAAACATATTCCGCAATGGGGACCGCATGGATCCCACTGGTGGTTGTTATGATGACCTGGCTTTTCATCACGGGTGAATCCAGAAGGTGGTCAACTCCAGCAGTGGATAACTGAATCCATTTGAGCCTTGGGGCTACTTCAGCGGGGTCAAAAGGGAACCAGATGGTGTAGAGGATTTCCACATCCTCTAAAAGGGGCTTCATTTCCGTGGGATTACGGCATGTAACCTGGTTTACCTCAAGGCGTGGAGAAACTTTGCGCAGAGTTTCCAGGTTTTCCTCGCTCAGATTCAAAACGCTCAAGACTTTTATTTGCTCCATGGATTGTCCTCGCTTGAAAGTTACCCTTCGGGGGAAAGGCCGGCCAGTTTTATGCCTTCCTCCAGGATTTCCCGCACTCTATCCCCATAGGTGGTTTCGCAGTAAAAGCGGATTACGGGTTCGGTCCCCGAGAAACGGATGAGGAGCCAGCCCCCGTCTTCCAGGTTGTATTTGTAACCATCAGTTGTGTCAATTCCCGTAACTTTAATGCCTGCAATGGCTGAAGGCCTGGCCGCTTCTATGCGGGCTTTGGTGGGTTCTCGCTTCTCCGGAGGGAAAGAGAGGTCAATGCGATCGTAATAGAACCTTGCACCTACCACTTCGTAGAGATGCTCCAGAAGCTGCGAAGGTTTTTTCCCGGTTCTGACCATGAAGTCCAGGAAGAAAAGGGGAGCAAGGATGCCATCTCTTTCCGGAACATTGCCTTTGAAGGCGTAACCACCACTTTCTTCTCCCCCTACCATGGCATCTAACTCCAGCATTTTGGGGGCCACGTATTTGAAGCCAACACCGGTGTGGTAGACGGGGACTCCATAAATCTTTCCCAGAAGGTCCAGCATGGAAGTGGTGGAAAGGGTCTTGATAATAGGCCCCCGCCATCCCCGCACTTCTAGAAGGTACAGAGCCAGAAGTCCGTAAACCTGGAGCTGGTTCAGGAAATTGCCGTTCTCATCCACGATGCCTATGCGGTCGGCATCGCCATCGTTTATGATGCCCGCATCGGCCTTTAATTCTCTGACTTTGTCTTGGCAGGCCTGTATATTGGGCGGGATTGGTTCAGGGCGCTTCATCCCAGGGAAAAGGGGGTTGCGTTCGGTTCTTATGCTGATGACCCTGGTGGTCCCTCCGGTGAGGATTCTCTCCAGCCATCCGGCCCCATTGCCATACATGGCGTCGTGCACCACAAGAAGGCCAGCGTTTTTTATTGGTTCAAAATCCACAAGCCTGCTTATGTGCTCAAGGTAAGCCTGGCTGGGGTCGAAAACCTCCACAAGTCCTTTGGCCAGAGCTTCTTCCAGCGGGATCCTTTTGACTTCAGAAACAGGGGGGATGCGAGCCTCAATCTCCCTGAGGCCCTCGGGGTCAACGGCTGCACCTCTATGGTCGCGCACTTTAAAACCATTATCCAGAGGGGGGTTATGGCTGGCGGTGATGTTTATCCCGCCCCCAGCACCAACGGCCACCACACTGAAGCTTATAACCGGGGTTGGGGTGGCTTCTCTGGTAAGATAGCTTTTAATTCCGTGGGCAGCCATAACTTCTGCGGCTGCCGAGGCAAAATGTTCAGAGGCAAAGCGCCTATCGTATCCTATAACTACCCCTTTTTCGGCCAGACCTTTATCCAGGAGGTAGCGGGCGAAACCCTGAGCGCACCGCCTCACATTGTCAAAGGTGAAATCCTCAGCAATAGTCCCTCGCCACCCATCGGTGCCGAAGCGTATCTCCATAGGTTGACCTCCTAAAAGACTTTGCCTTCGGCCATTTGTTTCTTGACCAGTTCCAGGTCTGCATCCACCATCATTTTGATGAGCTCTTCAAAGGTTACAGTGGGCTTCCATCCAAGCTTGGTCCGGGCCTTTGTGGCATCTGCTACCAGGAGGTCCACATCTGCCGGCCGGAAAAGGGCAGGGTCCTGAACCACATACTTTTTCCAATCGAGGCCGAGATACCCGAAGGCCAGTTCGCAAAGCTCCCTTACCGAGTGAGTTTCCCCTGTCCCCACCACGTAGTCGTCGGGCTCAGGCTGCTGGAGCATGAGCCACATCGCTTTGACATAATCTCCAGCAAAGCCCCAGTCCCTTCGGGCATCCAGGTTGCCAAGGCGCAGTTCTTCGGCCAGGCCAAGCTTTATCTTGGCTGCATTGTAGGTTACCTTGCGGGTGACAAACTCCAGGCCGCGGCGGGGGCTTTCGTGGTTGAAAAGAATGCCAGAGCAGGCGAAAATCCCGTAGCTTTCGCGGTAATTTACCGTAATCCAATGAGCATAGAGCTTGGCCACGCCGTAAGGACTGCGAGGGTAAAAAGGTGTGTTCTCGTTCTGAGGAACCTCGCGCGCTTTGCCGAACATTTCAGAGGAGCTGGCCTGATAAAATTTAATCTTGGGATTAACGATCCGTATCGCCTCCAGGAGGCGGGTAACCCCCAGGGCGGTGACCTCCCCGGTAAAAACAGGTTGCTCAAAGGAGGTGGGGACGAAAGATTGGGCTGCCAGGTTGTAAACCTCATCGGGCTGGTATTTCTCCAGGATATAAATGAGGGAACTCTGGT includes:
- the amrA gene encoding AmmeMemoRadiSam system protein A, with the translated sequence MRMAHPLVELARRTIEAYIKEGKIIEPPKELTPEMREKAGVFVSIHKHGELRGCIGTIEPTQPNVAMEIIQNAISAATRDPRFPPVRPEELPDLEIKVDVLSPPEPVSSPEELDPKRYGLIVQSLKHPWKRGLLLPDLPGIDTVEKQIYWTRVHKAGITDPKEPVQMFRFEVKRYT
- a CDS encoding TraR/DksA C4-type zinc finger protein — translated: MAGTVNLEREKARLLQEKAEIEGELEKLKESLRSEIEIDINGLSPDLYERDKTIALIESLEFRLVSIERALRAIERGTYGICERCGVPIDPARLEARPDATLCLRCQEEVERLLKRRKIERELF
- a CDS encoding MFS transporter, with protein sequence MGPFARQFRRIAGLSRNAKLFLLTVSIVALGSGIFMLLLNLFILARGNDQAFLGLLMSTMSLTALSFGLPMGILVDRLGRKQAMVLGAILSIPGTLLLVLSPKDWPLMLAAALYGAGNALYMAAGPAFMAENASEDERPTLFSLHSGLSLLMGFLGSALGGSLPTLFSYLLRVHPESVTAYRATLLSAEGIMVFALIPLLMIQERPAARTDQSVKTFSLQDLPFRRDVMALLIPELIIALGAGLLIPYLNIFFKQRFRISDSFLGLIFAVAQLLMGAATLLAPVLAERWGKIRTVVFTQLASLPFLLMLGFVPILSVAIGAFWLRAILMNMAGPLYTAFAMERVRDEERGTVGAMIGVAYSIGQSIGPGISGFIQRSFGFSPLFLTTGATYLFAALLTFALFGRTERLSQELG
- a CDS encoding thiamine pyrophosphate-dependent enzyme is translated as MAVETRINLKELASKPEKFAPGHRLCSGCAEGIIVRQILSAIDDPVVVATATGCLEVATSLYPSTAWRVPWIHNAFENAATTAAGAEAAYRALVRKGKLPDRNIKFLVFGGDGATYDIGLQWISGAFERGHRIVYICLNNEAYMNTGIQRSSATPTGAHTTTSPAGEVIPGKIQWRKPITEIMAAHNIPYVAQASPSHWRDLMIKVRKAVAADGPSFLNIFADCNRGWRHDTATAIEISRLAVETCYWPLFEVENGVWKLNYKPKEKKPIEEWLKLQGRFRHLFQPKFRHLIDEIQARIDQEWEKLLERCGEK
- a CDS encoding radical SAM protein; this translates as MQRAWEVRRTCFPPKIYFDYPSRTLALSVTGKYCALNCDHCGGYYLASMKPVEEAHRYLGFASSFLISGGCDHTGKVPVLAKLEEIKAIAPGHRLNWHVGFITEEEALAIAPYVNVVSFDFVGDDETIARVYHLKKTVRDYMETYRMLRKHFKVIPHITIGLDGGATGHERKALKLLAGEGVEGLVFIVFIPTPNTPYAFRSPPPPEEVASILAEARLLFPETPLALGCMRPHGSYRKELDPLAVMAGVNRIVNPSYEGVQKALELGLAIERTSECCALDL
- a CDS encoding 4Fe-4S binding protein; this encodes MAKLKGWKELPIGAVVLEPGSSAENKTGTWRSQRPVRDEEKCTHCMICWVYCPDSAVIVKDGKVQGFDYDYCKGCGICAHECPVKVEAHAITGKPGKVIQMVGEV
- a CDS encoding ATP-binding protein — its product is MEESGSFSFFPSPPRSIRDTGLNLGLLVDLTLKFLYLEGFMTGAQIADALALPFTGVVDKVLEFIRREHLCEVRGSKSVSERAFEYVITEKGSDKAKEAMERSQYVGPAPVPLEEYRKAIKAQPLSAHPITPEKLRQALSHLVLGEDILRQLGPAVTMGHSLFLYGPPGNGKTAISESIGKLISEASLFIPYAVEVNGHIIKVFDNLNHKLVVQGAEELIQYDRRWLLIHRPFITVGGELTLENLDLVYNEITKYYEAPLQMKANGGMLLIDDFGRQQARPQDILNRWIVPLERRVDYLSLHTGLKIEIPFEVFVVFSTNLPPSQLVDEAFLRRIRYKVELRNPTFDEYRQIFRRECELKGIPYDDSALVYLLKEHYIKQKVPLRACHPRDLLEQLMSIARYTNRPVRLTKELIDEAWSAYYLSIHK
- a CDS encoding 2-oxoacid:acceptor oxidoreductase family protein; the protein is MKGMVEIRWHGRGGQGVVTAGEILAEAAMEEGKYFQAFPDYGPERMGAPVKSYTRISDSPIEIHSQITSPDIVVVIDPTLLGVVNVAEGLKDGGTLVLNTSLSPQEVKQKLGLEGKPVKIFTVDASQIAIKHFGRNIPNTPMLGALVKATGLVSLESIIRLTEERLGTKVTEEIIQANIQAIKEAYESVREG
- the porA gene encoding pyruvate ferredoxin oxidoreductase; its protein translation is MAAKQILKALDGAKAVAEAMRQIEPDVVAAYPITPQTEIVQTFSQFVADGLVNTEFIPAESEHAAMSACIGAAAAGARVMTATAANGLALMWETLYIAASMRLPIVMSVVNRALSAPLNIHCDHSDSMGARDSGWIHIFSENPQEAYDNTIQAVRIAEHPDVLLPVMSMQDGFITGHGLERVEVLEDRAVKEFVGEYKPLYSLLDIDEPKTFGAWAFYDYYFEFKRQQTEALSKVPQVVKEVGREYGELSGRYYDLFSAYELDDAEVAIVVLASTAGTTRTVVRKLRREGVKVGLLKPRLYRPFPGKELVEALRHVKVIGVMDRSVAFGSIEGCGPLFLDLCASFYTYGNGKGPQIVDYIFGLGGRDILPDQIEGVIRELLRIAETGEVPQRVGYVGLRE
- a CDS encoding HIT domain-containing protein — encoded protein: MKRLWSPWRIKYILSPKPKNCVLCEKMSDHRDRENYILYRSSRGCIMLNLYPYNSGHLMVVPLKHVPSLEQLSQEELLDLMNLTVKGIEALQGAFKPEGFNIGVNIGKAAGAGIVDHVHIHIVPRWEGDTNFMAVIAETKVIPELLDQTYDRLIEYFKEK
- a CDS encoding hydroxymethylglutaryl-CoA reductase, with translation MPYVPPALLKRLYIKGSLSNTEEGFTFKLKNTLAPGTIIAFKGIDVDGKPCPLESIYLVTPTAERLAAEVGAKNPFPLQINQEITMAVKGVKLEPGRHTITIKVSTKEVGDLEIPVEDEIC